The Prionailurus viverrinus isolate Anna chromosome C1, UM_Priviv_1.0, whole genome shotgun sequence DNA window CATCACCCCCCAAAGAATTCTGTGCCCAGTAGCAGTCGGACTGAAGAATTTTACGTCAAATTCTGGCCAGGAAGAGACGGCAAGAGATGCTAGACCCCACTCTGGGTAGCAGTAAGAATGCTTTAGAGAGATTATGTCGTCAACAAAAAGGTCCAAGGCTTTCATGGTCAGAAGCCGGTGCCTACGCCAGCTCACATCTAGCCATCTGATTTGGTGATATTCCAACCCACAGCATCTGCTTTTGAAATCTGTCAGCACCAACATACTACCTCAGGGTGGCTCATTTCTTTCCCGATATAGGGCAACCATGAGTGGTACAGAGAGGAGAGGCAAAAGTCAGAGgctgagagaaaagaagaaagaagtaccTTTCCCAGGACCTACCCCATTAAGAGAAAGTCACCAGACCTGCCTGGTAAGAGAAACTGGGTCACTTCCAGAGCCGAGGGAGAGTCATTTGCCCTAGCCTGGAATCTCTGCCTGCTTTGGAACCTTGAAACCCTACACCCTtccaggaaaggagaggagaataCAGGCGATTTAGAAGGCAGCAGGAGTGGTCCTGCCAGCTTCCCCTGTAGAATTAGTATCTCTGATAAAAGCCTTCAATTTCAAGTCCCCTGGTTGCGACCAAATTTGGACTCTGGGGAATCTGATGAGGCTGGACTGAGATCCCATTTTGCCAGGGGAAGCAGTGACCACTTGATGTCAGGACCCTGTCTCAGGTGGACCGGTGAGCATGCAGGTCAGCTTTGGCAGTAAAGGTGCTCCTCAGGACGGAGGCTGATTATTGGcacagaaatggataaatcctCGACTACTGATGCTGGAAGGATTCATAATAGCTAACGTGTATTAAACATGCACTATGGGCTACTATGTGTGCCCGTATCTTCTCAAGCTTCATAGCAACTCTTAGAGGAAGGTActattttttaggggcacctgggtggctcagtcggttaagcctccgatttctgctcaggtcatgatctcatggtttgtgagttttgagccctacgtcggctcggtgcggacagctcagagcctggagcctgcttcggattctgtgtctccctctctctctgccccttccccactagtgctcgctctctctctctcaaaaataaacatttttaaaaaatgaaaagaggaaggTACTGTTTTTTAACCCCACTTCATAAACGAGGGCACAAACACACGCAATATTCAGAGCCTTGACCGAGaagggctgggattcaaacccaggcagtttTGACATCACAGTTTGTTAGACTTTTGCCCAAGCCCTTTGATACtgaaggggaaactgagacccaggggATATGTGGCTTTTCCAAAGTCGCACAGCCAGTCATGGACACAATCCAAGCACGTCGGTTCAGGGCTGCCTGGATGCTGGAGTGTAgtgggggcgccttggtggcagGGCTGCCGACCCTGCCCGCCCGGCCAGGCCCGGGCACCACCGCCCGGTAGAGCAGATGACTCAAAGGGCGGGGACTGCTTTTTCCGCACGGCCCCTCCCCGTCCCGCTGCTCTGAGGATGCGGAGCTCTCGGGCCGGGCGGGTGTCAACTTGTCTGGGTGAAACCGGCAAAGCGCCGCCCCTGGCCCTTGGCGGGCGGCGGGGGCCCCTCAGTCCCGCTGCGCGTCGCGACGCCGGCGGGGCGGGCCGGGTGGCGGGAAGACGCCCCGCGCGCGTTTCGCCGCTCTCTCCCCCATTGGCCAGTCGGGCCCCGGGGGCGGTACCCTGAGCGGCTCTCCGCCGAGATTGGACGGCAGCGGCCTGGGGCCcgcctccagcccggggctgcGAAGGCTGGAGCGAGCCAGGCGGCCGCAGGTCGCGGCGTGCTGGAGCCGGGAGCGGAGGCGGCGAACAGGGATGGCCTGGGCGGGCCTCGGCTCCCCGCGGCCCTGCCCACCCAGCTGGCGGCTCCTCCTCGCCCGCCCGTTTCAGGTCGCCCCCCGGTCCGAACACGGGGGCGGGCATTCCCCTCTCCTCGGATGTGGGCTTTTAATGGCGTCATGCCCCTGCCCAGATTGTGCTCCCCTCCTCTCAGACCCGAGCCCCTGATGGGACTGTTCCTCCCTTGCAAATCTAGGGTGCGCACTGCCGCTCACTACAGCCTTTCCTTGCGGCGCTGACTCCCTGCTTTCCTGTCCCCCGCAGGTCTGAGATCTGGAGCCTCCCGCCCTGCGGCCGGGGCCGAGCAGCCTCAGAGCCGCCTTTGCGCTCGCCTGACCCTCCCAGGACCAGACCGGTTTGTTGGGGGCCACCGTGATGGAGAGCTgaacacccgccccccccccccacgattGGCACCAGCCTCTCACCTGGAATCACTGAGCCAGCCCCTTGAGAGGTCAAGAAGCAAAAGTCAAGGTCTCTGTAAATCAGAAGCCAATCCCTGTCCCACCCCTCCGCCAATAACTGGAAGAGACAGGAGGAGTGTCACAGGGGAACTTTATTGAAACATGGTCACACCCAGCAGACACACTTTCCCTCTCATCCTGGGTCTTGCGctctctctcgcgcgctctctctctctctctctctcacacacacacacacacacacccatctccACACAGTCCAGCTCTCTCTCAGCCACAAGGGTGGGACACTCCTCAATTCCTAAGATTCAGAGGCAACAGGGGGCGGgagagaggcgggggtgggggaagaggtggCCCGGTTGGcggtgggaggggtggaggaggggcgcagagagcaggggtgggtgggctGACCGCTGGTGAGGAGCATCGACGGCCGCAGGAAGAGGGGTCCCCCTGGCTCCAGCTGGCCTCCGCTCTGCTGGTCCCTCTCTCGGAGCTCTTGTGAGCCGGGGAGCAGAGCATCCGGGGAGAAGGGTCGGGCCTCCCACCCCGTACTAGTCCTCTCTGCCACGGGCGGGGGCGCTGGAGAGGGCAGGGGCgcggcagggagggggcgggcgcGGCTCAGCTCTGGGGTTCCTCGGGAGCctcgcccccctcctccccggcgTTGTCGGCCGTCCACAGCGTCAGGTTGTCTCGCAGCAGCTGCATGATGAGGGTGCTGTCTTTGTAGGAGTCCTCGCTGAGGGTGTGCAGGTCAGCCATGGCCTCGTCGAAGGTGGTCTTGGCCAGCGAGATGGCCTCCTCGGGGCTGTTGGCGATCTCGTAGTGGAAGACTGAAAAGTTCAGCGCCAGGCCCAGGCGGATGGGGTTGGTGGGCGGCATCTCCTTCTTGCTGATGTCCATGGCCTCCTGGTAGGCGGACCGGGCCGAGTCAATGATGCGCTTCTTGTCGTCACCAGTGGCCACCTCAGCCAGGTAGCGGTAGTAGTCACCCTTCATTTTCAGGTAGAAGACCCGACTCTCGGCGTCACCGGCCTCCTTGATGAGGTGGGTGTCCAGCAGGCCCAGCACTGTGTCACACACGCCCCGGAGCTCAGTCTCCACCTTCTCCCGGTACTCTCGCACCTCCGGGCCCTTCTCTTCCGAGCTCTCCTCGTTGCCTTTCTGCTCGATACTGGACAGGACCCTCCAGGCAGCCCTCTGGCCGCCCACCACATTCTTGTAGGCCACTGAGAGCAGGTTTCGCTCTTCGCAGGATAGCTCCTCACCCTTTTCCACGGCGCTCTTCATGAAGGCTGCCATGTCCTCGTAGCGTTCGGCCTGCTCTGCCAACTTGGCCTTCTGGATCAGACTGGCTCTCTCCATGGCTCTGGCGACAGACACAGGCGGCGGGCTAACTGGCTGCCTCGAAACCAATgccggattctgtgcctctcctgCTGTCTGCCTGCCTTTTGGCTGGGTGGCCTGGCCTcggagaagggtggggagggacagagggcggggctggggcccGGACCTGCCTCCcgcttctcttctcttctccccacacCCTTTCGGGCTCTTCCTTAAAGGTAAAAGGCTAAGATGTGGGGTGAGTCATCAAGGCAGTCAGCAGGAGAAATCCGGCCCCACCTGCACAGACACccttccaggctccaggctgcccccTCTTGTTCAGGGCTTCGATTTACATGGGTGCCCACAGAGCGGCCCCACTTTCTCAAATCAGATCTTCCTTCCTGGTGTTCTTCCAGGGGCTGAGGGTTCTTCAACCAACGGGCCGCTTCAGCCTGGCTAGAAGCCTGAGCCTGGCCGCTCCCAGCCTTGCTTCAGGGGAGCTAGTTACGTTTCGGTAGGGCTGTGGTTTCCCAAGCACCTTCACGATTGAATTTAATCCCTACCGTGTCTCTGTGAGATGGGCCAGACTGTGACTATTACTCCCACTTTAGAGATGGGAAtgctaaggctcagagaagtatgagatttgctcagggtcacacagctactaagtcCCCAGCATTCTACTTCCTTTGGCTTCTCTCGTCGAGGCCTCTGACTTGTGAGCTCCAGGCTGTATTTAGAAGTGAGATCCAGGCTTCTTCCAGAGTCGGCCTGAGATGGCGCTATCCCCTGGTCATCACTGCCCCCCAGGGTTCCCGCTGAGTTCCCAGAATGCACAGGTGGCATCTTTCAGGGTGCCACTTAATGAGGTGTTTAACGAGCGGCCCCTGACGCTCCAGCCCAGCCTTTGTAATTAATCACCTGGTAGGTTTGTTGGACACCTTCCCCATCACAGCACAATTTTCCCTTTCAACTTGGTGGCCTGTTGCCACTTGTTTGAGGACCTACCCTCTGGCTCTCCACGCCAGGTCACCTACCCCCTCCAAGCCGCCTGCCATCATGTATCAGTGGGGTTCACACAGGGTGGGGGCCCAGCTCTCCTGACTGACTCAGCCTGCCCTCTGTCAGAGGCTGGGAAGCAGGCCACTTGGGTGCTCAGTCCAATTTGGTTCCCCAGGGGGGGACGCTAGCacctggggagagagacaggaccGAGAAAAAAGAAGGTGGTGGTGACACATACCATTTTGTTTTAGGGGGTAGCAATCCTCAGCCTGCCTCTCAGAAATGTCCCTGTCCCTTCCGTTTGACTATGGCCCTCCCTCTGACCCCTGGCAGAGGCCTCAGAGATGGGAGACTTCTTTCTGGCCAACCTTCTGTCCCTGTTTGCTGGGATGCTGTTCTCATTCAGCCAGGAGTTTCACCTAAAGGTGTTGGCTGTGCCTGTGAGGGTGGGTTCCTACTTACCTGCCCCACCCCTAGCCAAAGCTCCGACGGGGCTCAGGGGTGGGGCTCCCCTCACTGGGATCCAGCCAGCTTAATCTTTGAGCCAGGACCATTTCATAGGCCTGTTCCTCCCTAGTTCCTCTTGGTGCCC harbors:
- the SFN gene encoding 14-3-3 protein sigma, translated to MERASLIQKAKLAEQAERYEDMAAFMKSAVEKGEELSCEERNLLSVAYKNVVGGQRAAWRVLSSIEQKGNEESSEEKGPEVREYREKVETELRGVCDTVLGLLDTHLIKEAGDAESRVFYLKMKGDYYRYLAEVATGDDKKRIIDSARSAYQEAMDISKKEMPPTNPIRLGLALNFSVFHYEIANSPEEAISLAKTTFDEAMADLHTLSEDSYKDSTLIMQLLRDNLTLWTADNAGEEGGEAPEEPQS